One genomic region from Actinocatenispora thailandica encodes:
- a CDS encoding sensor histidine kinase, with the protein MRDLTPAELAGASLPDALRRIVADQPGDRTRLHVEGAPAPLPTPVAVTLLRTAQEALANARAHAAAGRVELTLTYLPDAVSLDVVDDGVGFDPARPLGGTSGTGLGIGGMRARADEVGGSLSIDTAPGRGTAVNLTVPRQEDVR; encoded by the coding sequence GTGCGCGACCTGACCCCGGCCGAACTCGCCGGCGCCTCGCTGCCCGACGCGCTCCGCCGCATCGTGGCCGACCAGCCCGGCGACCGTACCCGGCTGCACGTCGAGGGGGCGCCGGCCCCGCTGCCCACCCCGGTCGCGGTCACGCTGCTGCGCACCGCGCAGGAGGCGCTGGCGAACGCCCGGGCGCACGCCGCGGCGGGCCGCGTCGAGCTGACCCTCACGTACCTGCCGGACGCGGTCAGCCTCGACGTGGTCGACGACGGGGTCGGCTTCGACCCGGCCCGGCCGCTCGGCGGCACCAGCGGTACCGGGCTGGGCATCGGCGGAATGCGGGCGCGCGCCGACGAGGTCGGCGGCAGCCTGTCGATCGACACCGCGCCCGGCCGGGGTACCGCGGTCAACCTCACCGTGCCGCGGCAGGAGGACGTCCGATGA
- a CDS encoding response regulator, with protein MIRVLLVDDHPVVRGGLRAALGADPEISVVGEAANGADGVEQAAVLRPDVVLMDLALGGGIDGAQATDLIRHQPDPPRVLILTTYDRDADILPAIAAGAAGYLLKDATPEQLLAAVHDTAAGRTVLAPSVATRLVERARTPEPALTRRETQILAMVADGLSNQAIGRRLFITEATVKSHLVQVYAKLRADNRTTAVAEARRRGIL; from the coding sequence ATGATCCGGGTGCTGCTGGTCGACGACCATCCGGTGGTACGCGGCGGGCTGCGCGCGGCGCTCGGCGCCGACCCCGAGATCAGCGTGGTCGGCGAGGCGGCGAACGGCGCGGACGGTGTCGAGCAGGCCGCGGTACTGCGCCCCGACGTGGTGTTGATGGACCTGGCGCTGGGCGGCGGCATCGACGGCGCCCAGGCGACCGATCTGATCCGCCACCAGCCCGACCCACCCCGGGTGCTGATCCTGACCACCTACGACCGGGACGCCGACATCCTGCCGGCGATCGCCGCCGGTGCTGCCGGTTACCTGCTCAAGGACGCCACGCCCGAGCAGTTGCTCGCCGCGGTGCACGACACCGCGGCCGGCCGTACCGTGCTGGCCCCGTCGGTGGCCACCCGGCTGGTGGAACGCGCCCGAACTCCGGAACCGGCGCTGACCCGGCGCGAGACGCAGATCCTGGCGATGGTCGCCGACGGGCTGTCCAACCAGGCGATCGGCCGCCGGTTGTTCATCACCGAGGCCACCGTCAAGTCGCACCTGGTGCAGGTGTACGCGAAGCTGCGGGCCGACAACCGCACCACCGCGGTCGCCGAGGCCCGCCGGCGCGGCATCCTCTGA
- a CDS encoding histidine kinase, which yields MAVRPSRSMALLLLRRSEHVLFLGLLALGAAGTAGEPGWPVLLAGTVLVAGWYAAGVVLARRRGTRGLAIGWLAVLVAGCAALALGSASFVWLAFPLFLLATQLLPLAASVPVVAALTAGTIAVIAADRDRWDAAAVVGPVVGALVAVMITVVYRDLADQLRQRAELLDELTAAQDRLAASQRDAGVLAERERLAREIHDTITQSLTSIVLVLRTARQSAVTGAARPYRSRWSTSSTRRSGRPAAPSPTPGGWCAT from the coding sequence ATGGCTGTCCGCCCGTCCCGCTCGATGGCGTTGCTGCTGCTGCGCCGCAGCGAACACGTCCTGTTCCTCGGGCTGCTGGCGCTCGGCGCCGCCGGTACCGCCGGGGAGCCGGGCTGGCCGGTCCTGCTCGCCGGCACGGTGCTGGTCGCCGGCTGGTACGCGGCCGGTGTGGTGCTGGCCCGGCGCCGCGGCACCCGGGGGCTCGCGATCGGCTGGCTCGCCGTACTGGTCGCCGGGTGCGCGGCGCTCGCGCTCGGCTCGGCGAGCTTCGTCTGGCTGGCGTTCCCGCTGTTCCTGCTCGCCACCCAGCTGCTCCCGCTGGCCGCCTCGGTGCCGGTGGTGGCCGCGCTGACCGCCGGCACGATCGCGGTGATCGCCGCCGACCGGGACCGCTGGGACGCCGCCGCGGTGGTCGGTCCGGTCGTCGGAGCGCTGGTCGCGGTCATGATCACGGTCGTCTACCGGGACCTCGCCGACCAGCTACGCCAGCGGGCCGAGCTGCTCGACGAGCTGACCGCCGCGCAGGACCGGCTCGCCGCCTCGCAGCGGGACGCCGGGGTCCTCGCCGAACGGGAGCGGCTGGCCCGGGAGATCCACGACACCATCACCCAGAGCCTGACCAGCATCGTGCTGGTGCTGCGCACCGCCCGCCAGTCCGCGGTCACCGGGGCGGCCCGGCCGTACCGGAGCCGCTGGTCGACCAGCTCGACACGGCGATCGGGGCGGCCCGCGGCGCCCTCGCCGACACCCGGCGGTTGGTGCGCGACCTGA